In Amia ocellicauda isolate fAmiCal2 chromosome 5, fAmiCal2.hap1, whole genome shotgun sequence, a genomic segment contains:
- the LOC136750483 gene encoding myosin heavy chain, fast skeletal muscle codes for MSADGEMAVFGPAAIYLRKPERERIEAQNKPFDAKTAVFVSEPKELYLKGTLQSKEGGKATVKTEGGQTLTVKEDEVFPMNPPKFDKIEDMAMLTHLNEASVLYNLKERYAAWMIYTYSGLFCVTVNPYKWLPVYNPEVVTAYRGKKRMEAPPHIFSVSDNAYQNMLTDRENQSILITGESGAGKTVNTKRVIQYFATIAVSGEKKAPEPGKMQGTLEDQIISANPLLEAFGNAKTVRNDNSSRFGKFIRIHFGTTGKLASADIETYLLEKSRVTFQLSDERSYHIFYQIMTNHKPELIDMLLITTNPYDFPMISQGQISVASIDDKEELVATDTAIDILGFTSEEKTGIYKLTGAVMHHGNMKFKQKQREEQAEPDGTEVADKIAYLLGLNSADLLKALCFPRVKVGNEYVTKGQTVPQVWKSVGALAKSVYEKMFLWMVVRINQMLDTKQPRQFFIGVLDIAGFEIFDFNSLEQLCINFTNEKLQQFFNHHMFVLEQEEYKKEGIEWEFIDFGMDLAACIELIEKPMGIFSILEEECMFPKASDLTFKNKLYDQHLGKSNCFQKPKPAKGKPEAHFSLVHYAGTVDYNVNGWLDKNKDPLNDTVVGLYQKSSVKLLAHLYASHGGPEEAGGGKKGGKKKGGSFQTVSALFRENLGKLMTNLRSTHPHFVRCLIPNESKTPGLMENFLVIHQLRCNGVLEGIRICRKGFPSRILYGDFKQRYKVLNASAIPEGQFIDSKKASEKLLGSIDVDHTQYKFGHTKVFFKAGLLGTLEEMRDEKLAALITCTQALCRGFVMRVEFKKMMERRESIYTIQYNIRSFMNVKHWPWMKLYFKIKPLLKSAEAEKEFANMKEEFVKCKEDLAKAEAKRKDLEEKMVSLLQEKNDLVLQVQAETENLSDAEERCEGLIKNKIQLEAKVKEITERLEDEEEMNAELTAKKRKLEDECSELKKDIDDLELTLAKVEKEKHATENKVKNLTEEMATQDESIAKLTKEKKALQESHQQTLDDLQAEEDKVNTLTKAKTKLEQQVDDLEGSLEQEKKLRMDLERAKRKLEGDLKLSQESVMDLENDKQQSDEKIKK; via the exons ATGAGTGCGGACGGGGAGATGGCCGTTTTTGGCCCGGCTGCCATATACCTGAGGAAgcctgagagggagagaattgAGGCTCAGAACAAACCCTTTGATGCTAaaactgctgtgtttgtgtctgagcCCAAGGAGTTGTACCTTAAAGGTACTCTCCAGAGCAAAGAAGGGGGCAAAGCCACTGTAAAAACAGAGGGAGGCCAA ACTCTAACAGTTAAGGAAGATGAAGTCTTCCCCATGAATCCTCCCAAGTTTGATAAAATTGAGGACATGGCGATGCTGACCCACCTCAATGAAGCCTCTGTGCTGTATAACCTCAAAGAGCGTTACGCAGCATGGATGATCTAC ACCTACTCTGGACTGTTTTGTGTAACTGTGAACCCCTACAAGTGGCTCCCAGTGTACAACCCAGAAGTTGTGACAGCATACAGAGGCAAAAAGCGCATGGAGGCTCCACCACACATCTTCTCAGTTTCTGATAATGCCTATCAGAACATGCTCACTG ATCGTGAAAACCAATCAATCCTGATTAC TGGAGAATCTGGTGCTGGAAAGACTGTGAACACGAAACGTGTCATCCAGTACTTTGCGACAATCGCAGTGTCTGGGGAAAAGAAAGCTCCAGAACCTGGCAAAATGCAG GGAACCCTGGAGGATCAAATCATCTCAGCCAACCCTCTGCTGGAGGCTTTTGGTAATGCCAAGACAGTGAGGAATGACAACTCCTCTCGCTTT gGTAAATTCATCAGAATCCATTTTGGAACTACAGGAAAACTAGCTTCTGCTGATATTGAGACTT ATTTGCTGGAGAAGTCCAGAGTAACATTCCAGCTGTCTGATGAAAGGAGCTACCACATCTTTTATCAGATCATGACCAACCACAAGCCTGAGCTTATAG ACATGCTTCTGATCACCACCAATCCCTATGACTTCCCTATGATCAGCCAGGGTCAGATCTCTGTGGCCAGCATTGATGACAAAGAGGAGCTGGTTGCCACAGAT aCTGCCATTGATATTCTGGGCTTTACAAGTGAGGAGAAAACAGGCATCTACAAGCTGACTGGTGCTGTGATGCACCACGGTAATATGAAGTTCAAGCAGAAACAACGTGAGGAGCAGGCTGAACCTGATGGCACTGAGG TGGCTGATAAGATTGCGTACCTTTTGGGCCTGAACTCAGCTGACTTGCTCAAAGCCCTGTGCTTCCCCAGAGTGAAAGTCGGAAATGAGTATGTGACCAAGGGGCAGACTGTTCCACAGGTATGGAAGTCTG TTGGTGCCCTGGCTAAATCAGTCTATGAGAAAATGTTCTTGTGGATGGTTGTCCGCATTAATCAGATGTTGGACACCAAGCAACCAAGACAGTTCTTCATTGGGGTGCTGGATATTGCAGGATTTGAGATCTTTGAT TTCAACAGTTTGGAACAGCTGTGCATCAACTTCACCAATGAAAAGCTGCAACAGTTCTTCAACCACCACATGTTTGTACTGGAACAAGAAGAGTACAAGAAGGAAGGCATTGAATGGGAGTTCATTGACTTCGGTATGGACTTGGCTGCCTGCATTGAGCTTATTGAGAAG CCCATGGGCATCTTCTCCATCCTTGAAGAGGAGTGCATGTTCCCCAAGGCATCAGACTTAACCTTCAAGAACAAGCTCTACGACCAACATCTTGGCAAATCCAACTGTTTCCAGAAACCAAAGCCTGCCAAAGGCAAGCCTGAGGCCCACTTCTCCCTGGTGCACTATGCTGGCACTGTGGATTACAATGTCAATGGCTGGCTGGACAAGAACAAGGACCCCCTGAATGACACTGTGGTGGGGCTGTACCAGAAATCCTCTGTCAAACTGCTGGCTCATCTGTATGCCAGCCATGGAGGACCTGAAG aGGCCGGTGGTGGAAAGAAAGGTGGCAAGAAGAAGGGTGGCTCTTTTCAGACAGTGTCTGCTCTCTTCAGG GAGAACTTGGGCAAGCTGATGACTAACTTGAGGAGCACACATCCTCACTTTGTGCGTTGCTTGATTCCCAATGAATCAAAGACACCAG GTCTCATGGAAAACTTCCTGGTTATCCACCAGTTGAGGTGCAATGGTGTGCTAGAAGGTATCAGAATTTGCAGAAAAGGTTTCCCAAGCAGAATCCTCTACGGAGACTTCAAGCAAAG ATACAAAGTATTGAATGCTAGTGCCATCCCAGAGGGTCAGTTCATTGACAGCAAGAAAGCTTCAGAGAAGCTCTTGGGATCCATCGATGTAGATCACACTCAGTATAAATTTGGGCACACCAAG GTGTTCTTTAAAGCTGGCCTGCTGGGTACACTTGAGGAGATGCGAGATGAAAAACTGGCTGCACTGATCACCTGTACTCAGGCACTTTGCCGTGGTTTCGTGATGAGAGTGGAGTTCAAAAAGATGATGGAAAGGAG GGAATCCATTTACACCATCCAGTACAACATCCGCTCATTCATGAATGTGAAACACTGGCCATGGATGAAGCTGTACTTCAAGATCAAGCCACTTCTGAAGAGTGCAGAAGCGGAGAAAGAATTTGCCAACATGAAGGAAGAATTTGTGAAATGCAAGGAAGATCTGGCAAAGGCAGAAGCCAAGAGAAAGGACCTTGAAGAGAAAATGGTGTCTCTGCTGCAGGAAAAGAATGACCTGGTGCTACAAGTGCAAGCT GAAACTGAGAATCTCTCAGATGCTGAGGAAAGATGTGAAGGACTGATAAAGAACAAAATCCAGCTCGAGGCCAAAGTGAAGGAGATTACAGAGAGActggaggatgaggaggaaatgAACGCTGAGCTGACTGCCAAGAAGAGGAAACTGGAGGATGAGTGCTCTGAGCTCAAGAAAGACATTGATGACTTAGAGCTCACCTTGGCCAAAGTGGAGAAGGAGAAACACGCCACAGAAAACAAG GTGAAAAACCTGACTGAAGAGATGGCCACTCAGGATGAGAGCATTGCCAAGTTAACCAAGGAGAAGAAAGCCCTCCAAGAGTCACACCAGCAGACTCTGGATGATCTGCAAGCAGAGGAAGACAAAGTCAACACTCTGACTAAAGCCAAGACCAAGCTTGAACAACAAGTGGATGAT CTGGAGGGTTCACTGGAGCAAGAGAAGAAACTCCGAATGGACCTTGAGAGGGCCAAGAGAAAGCTGGAGGGTGATCTGAAACTATCCCAAGAATCCGTAATGGATCTGGAAAATGACAAACAACAGTCAGATGAGAAGATAAAGAAGTag